In Ruania zhangjianzhongii, the following proteins share a genomic window:
- a CDS encoding YceI family protein yields the protein MGKRAKVAMGLGISLVVIVVGVLVGTRVYGNWVNSRAEAVPTLSSTAEPGELDGDWSVAEDSFAGYRVNEVLNGQDVTVTGRTPDVSGQIGIADATLTSATVEVELATVATDESARDDYFRSQALQTDEFPTATFELIEPVEVAADGGDLPLVGALTIHGVTQEVTVTAQAARAGEDLQVVGSAPITFADFDVQAPDLGFVVVEDTGSIEFSLELTAG from the coding sequence ATGGGGAAGCGGGCCAAAGTAGCGATGGGGTTGGGTATCTCCCTGGTGGTGATCGTCGTCGGGGTACTGGTCGGCACCCGCGTCTACGGAAACTGGGTGAACAGCAGGGCCGAGGCCGTCCCCACGCTGTCCAGCACCGCGGAGCCCGGTGAGCTGGACGGCGACTGGAGCGTGGCCGAGGACAGCTTTGCCGGATACCGGGTGAACGAGGTGCTGAACGGGCAGGATGTCACGGTCACCGGACGCACACCGGACGTGTCCGGCCAGATCGGCATCGCCGATGCCACGCTCACCTCGGCCACGGTCGAGGTGGAGCTGGCCACCGTGGCCACCGACGAGTCGGCACGAGACGACTACTTCCGTTCGCAGGCACTGCAGACGGATGAGTTCCCGACCGCCACCTTCGAGCTCATCGAACCGGTCGAGGTAGCCGCCGACGGCGGTGACCTGCCACTGGTCGGCGCTCTCACCATCCACGGGGTCACCCAGGAGGTGACCGTGACCGCGCAGGCCGCGAGAGCAGGGGAGGACCTGCAGGTGGTCGGTTCGGCGCCGATCACCTTCGCCGACTTCGACGTACAAGCCCCCGACTTGGGCTTCGTCGTGGTCGAGGACACCGGGTCGATCGAGTTCAGCCTGGAGCTGACGGCCGGATGA
- a CDS encoding alpha/beta hydrolase, with the protein MGALVAASGAVALSTSASADDPDWVTVDEEGFATFTIPVDEVEDAVGTEISQIVAEGNFGPSANWAEFGLSLDGDEASGILGPLDPGLYYYQITADDHLSMKDPTNPTSVGSEPEWSTFYVPGEGAELLGEAAPADQGAVEEFTYQSSVAGEERAAMAWTPPDYDAERSDPYPVLYLQHGGGQSYGDWVEVGRAAQIFDNLYAAGQIQPMVVIMGNGNVSNFADELFRNIIRTAEREFNISDDPAQRSLAGLSMGGGQSFDVLASDPGEFSSIGVFGSGSFLGAVDRLLASNQSIEEINTLTDFVRIYVGNPTDHAYNSTHEALAKLDDAGLAYQFDGANPDAGHNWDAWQENLIDFSQRLFQEGPSEGMSPGHTEIDEPFETPESGTTPTPWVSEDGFVTFETTTEFADAEHVTVWANWGPSHLWTRVELSQVGDRWQGTVGPLDPGWYHYRLIVDMEAQKDTGNPTSVTTEPTWSQFFVPGDSARMVSPVPEGEGGVVQEMTYSSDVAGEERTSLVWTPPGYDANRSEPYPVFYLQHGGGQSYTDWTEMGQATNILDNHFLDGNLEPMVVVMSNGNVDDFTTELLENIAPAAESQFHVSDDPAQRALAGLSMGGGQTMSVLTGEPGEFAYIGTFSAGYSGDAAELDVAAINEGTTLLRLYNGNISDFTYGGVVQAMETFDEAGVKYEFDGWFEGPHGWDTWQHALTDFAPRLFDSATADDSDGIEIEATVPEAADGYLSLTIADHGGSVTLGEASNAGDRLVMAGELPAVTVTDSRTDEQAGGTGWAVSGQSSELAGGRAAIGADHLGWSPTLSSERDGVVAGEAVDTVLGGGAGLAAPQRLVEAANEGRVGSISATAGLALEVPVDTEPGTYTGAVTVSLFPVD; encoded by the coding sequence GTGGGCGCACTGGTAGCAGCCAGCGGCGCGGTCGCCCTCTCGACATCCGCGAGCGCCGATGATCCTGACTGGGTCACCGTCGACGAGGAAGGATTCGCCACGTTCACCATTCCGGTGGACGAGGTCGAGGATGCCGTCGGAACCGAGATCAGCCAGATCGTGGCCGAAGGCAACTTCGGTCCGTCGGCGAACTGGGCAGAGTTCGGCCTGAGTCTGGATGGGGACGAGGCGTCCGGGATCCTCGGGCCTCTGGATCCCGGTCTGTACTACTACCAGATCACCGCCGATGATCACCTGTCGATGAAGGACCCGACCAACCCGACCTCCGTGGGCTCCGAGCCCGAGTGGAGCACGTTCTACGTGCCGGGTGAGGGTGCGGAGCTCCTGGGTGAGGCGGCACCGGCAGATCAGGGGGCGGTCGAGGAGTTCACCTACCAGAGCTCAGTAGCGGGCGAGGAGCGTGCTGCGATGGCCTGGACCCCGCCGGACTACGATGCCGAGCGCAGCGATCCCTACCCGGTGCTGTACCTGCAGCATGGTGGCGGGCAGAGCTATGGCGACTGGGTTGAGGTCGGCCGAGCGGCCCAGATCTTCGACAATCTCTACGCCGCCGGGCAGATCCAGCCGATGGTGGTGATCATGGGCAACGGCAACGTCTCGAACTTCGCTGACGAGCTGTTCCGCAACATCATCCGGACCGCGGAGCGGGAGTTCAACATCAGCGATGATCCGGCGCAGCGGTCGCTTGCCGGGCTGTCGATGGGTGGTGGCCAGTCGTTCGACGTGCTCGCCAGCGACCCGGGTGAGTTCTCGAGCATCGGAGTGTTCGGCTCCGGCAGCTTCCTCGGTGCCGTCGATCGACTGCTTGCCTCGAATCAGTCGATCGAGGAGATCAACACTCTCACCGACTTCGTGCGGATTTACGTCGGCAACCCGACCGACCACGCGTACAACAGCACCCACGAGGCGCTCGCCAAGCTGGACGACGCGGGCCTCGCCTATCAGTTTGACGGTGCGAATCCTGACGCCGGCCACAACTGGGACGCCTGGCAGGAGAACCTGATCGACTTCAGCCAGCGGCTCTTCCAGGAGGGTCCGTCGGAGGGAATGAGCCCCGGACACACGGAGATCGACGAACCGTTCGAGACCCCGGAGTCGGGCACGACGCCGACCCCGTGGGTCAGCGAGGACGGCTTCGTGACGTTCGAGACCACCACCGAGTTCGCCGACGCGGAGCACGTGACGGTCTGGGCGAACTGGGGGCCGAGCCACCTGTGGACCCGCGTCGAGCTGAGCCAGGTGGGCGACCGGTGGCAGGGGACGGTCGGTCCCCTCGATCCGGGCTGGTACCACTATCGACTGATCGTGGACATGGAGGCACAGAAGGACACCGGGAACCCGACGAGCGTGACGACGGAGCCAACCTGGAGCCAGTTCTTCGTCCCGGGTGACTCTGCCCGGATGGTTTCTCCGGTACCGGAAGGTGAGGGTGGTGTGGTCCAGGAGATGACCTACTCCAGCGATGTTGCGGGTGAGGAACGCACCTCGCTGGTGTGGACCCCGCCTGGCTATGACGCGAACCGCTCCGAGCCGTATCCGGTGTTCTACCTCCAGCACGGGGGCGGACAGTCCTACACCGACTGGACCGAGATGGGACAGGCCACGAACATCCTCGACAACCATTTCCTCGATGGGAACCTCGAGCCGATGGTCGTCGTGATGAGTAACGGCAACGTCGATGACTTCACCACTGAGCTGTTGGAGAACATCGCTCCGGCCGCCGAGTCTCAGTTCCACGTCAGCGATGACCCGGCGCAGCGCGCCTTGGCGGGTCTGTCGATGGGCGGCGGACAGACGATGAGTGTCCTGACCGGGGAGCCGGGCGAGTTCGCCTACATCGGCACCTTCTCGGCCGGCTACTCAGGTGACGCCGCCGAGCTTGACGTGGCTGCCATCAACGAGGGCACCACGTTGCTTCGCCTGTACAACGGCAACATCTCCGACTTCACCTACGGTGGCGTCGTCCAGGCGATGGAAACTTTCGACGAGGCCGGGGTGAAGTATGAGTTCGACGGTTGGTTCGAGGGACCGCACGGGTGGGACACGTGGCAGCACGCTCTCACCGACTTCGCTCCTCGGCTGTTCGATTCCGCTACAGCGGACGACTCCGACGGGATCGAGATCGAGGCCACGGTGCCGGAGGCTGCTGACGGCTACCTGTCGTTGACGATCGCTGACCACGGTGGCAGTGTCACCCTCGGCGAGGCCAGCAACGCGGGCGACCGCCTGGTCATGGCGGGGGAGCTGCCCGCAGTGACCGTGACGGACTCTCGCACGGACGAGCAGGCTGGCGGCACGGGCTGGGCAGTATCGGGCCAGTCGTCCGAGCTCGCCGGCGGGCGTGCGGCGATCGGCGCCGATCATCTCGGCTGGTCTCCCACGCTCTCGAGCGAGCGTGACGGAGTAGTCGCCGGTGAAGCAGTCGACACCGTCCTGGGTGGCGGAGCCGGTCTGGCCGCGCCGCAACGGTTGGTCGAAGCCGCCAACGAGGGACGAGTCGGATCGATCTCCGCTACCGCGGGGCTCGCCCTCGAGGTTCCGGTCGACACCGAGCCTGGCACCTACACCGGCGCGGTGACGGTGTCGCTCTTCCCGGTCGACTGA
- a CDS encoding carbohydrate ABC transporter permease: MSARGVRSKHVLPRRLFVGVQATFLILLTLIVLVPLVAIFVGTFQDGNDVIRNGISFDVDLSTLSLDNYVMLFTDSGLYFRWFLNTFVLTVAQVAGTLLVSSFVAYGFAMYDFRGKNAGFIAVILLMTVPFEMMMLPMYVMVNDIGLADTYIVIVLPFLAAAVTIFFFRQYFLGIPKELLEAGRVDGVTEFGIFFKLVLPIAKPALAAMAILNGMIVWNNFLWPLLVLRSAEKFTLPIGLNTLLTPYGNNYELLIIGAFFSLIPILVLFLLFQRFFVAGMTAGALKG; this comes from the coding sequence ATGAGCGCGCGTGGTGTCCGGAGCAAGCACGTGCTGCCCCGGCGGCTGTTCGTGGGCGTACAGGCGACTTTCCTCATCCTGCTCACCCTGATCGTCCTCGTTCCCCTGGTGGCGATCTTCGTGGGTACCTTCCAGGACGGGAACGACGTCATCCGGAACGGGATCTCGTTCGACGTCGATCTGAGCACGCTCTCCCTGGACAACTACGTCATGCTGTTCACCGATTCGGGACTGTACTTCCGGTGGTTCCTGAACACCTTCGTCCTGACGGTCGCGCAGGTCGCCGGAACTCTGCTGGTGAGCTCGTTCGTCGCGTACGGGTTCGCGATGTATGACTTCAGGGGAAAGAACGCGGGATTCATCGCAGTCATCCTGCTGATGACCGTGCCCTTCGAGATGATGATGCTCCCGATGTACGTCATGGTGAACGACATCGGTCTGGCTGACACCTACATCGTGATCGTCCTGCCGTTCCTGGCGGCAGCGGTGACCATCTTCTTCTTCCGGCAGTACTTCCTGGGCATACCGAAGGAGCTCCTGGAGGCCGGGCGGGTCGATGGTGTCACCGAGTTCGGCATCTTCTTCAAGCTGGTGCTACCGATCGCCAAACCAGCGCTGGCGGCGATGGCGATCCTCAACGGGATGATCGTGTGGAACAACTTCCTCTGGCCTCTTCTCGTCCTGCGGTCAGCGGAGAAGTTCACCCTCCCGATCGGGCTGAATACCCTCCTGACGCCCTATGGGAACAATTACGAGCTGTTGATCATCGGGGCGTTCTTCTCCCTGATTCCCATCTTGGTGCTCTTTTTGCTGTTCCAACGATTCTTCGTCGCCGGCATGACCGCCGGGGCGCTCAAAGGTTAA
- a CDS encoding quinone oxidoreductase family protein, whose protein sequence is MDAIEARQAGDPEVLQLLERPAPEPGPGQVVVRTEAIGVNFIDTYHRSGVYPMDFPLVPGSEGAGVVSAVGEGVPAVAVGDRVAWATSLTGSYAQEVLVDAAAALPVPDDLDSAAAAALALQGMTAQMLTDGVVALEPGQTVLLTAGAGGVGLLLTQLAVAAGARVISTVSTEEKEELSRGAGAAEVIRYTELDDLTAELPARVRELTGGVGVDVAYDGVGKDTFDASLASVRTRGMLVLFGGASGQVPPFDLQRLNRAGSLFVTRPTLMHYIADPEELRYRAGSVFAAARTGALDVRIGARYPLAEAAEAHRALEGRETTGKVLLIP, encoded by the coding sequence ATGGATGCGATCGAGGCCCGGCAGGCGGGCGACCCAGAGGTTCTGCAGCTTCTCGAGCGCCCCGCGCCGGAGCCGGGCCCGGGCCAGGTGGTGGTCCGCACCGAGGCGATCGGGGTCAACTTCATCGACACCTACCACCGCAGCGGCGTGTACCCGATGGACTTTCCGCTGGTGCCCGGCAGTGAGGGTGCCGGTGTGGTCAGCGCCGTGGGCGAGGGGGTGCCCGCAGTGGCCGTCGGTGACCGGGTGGCCTGGGCCACCAGTCTCACCGGCAGCTACGCCCAGGAGGTGCTCGTCGACGCAGCGGCGGCGCTACCGGTACCCGACGACCTGGATTCGGCCGCTGCCGCAGCGTTGGCGCTGCAAGGGATGACCGCGCAGATGCTCACCGACGGCGTGGTCGCCCTGGAACCAGGACAGACCGTGCTGCTCACCGCCGGAGCCGGCGGGGTCGGCCTGCTGCTCACCCAGCTCGCGGTAGCCGCGGGAGCGCGGGTGATCAGCACCGTGTCCACCGAGGAGAAGGAGGAGCTCTCCCGCGGGGCCGGTGCCGCCGAGGTGATCCGCTACACCGAGCTGGACGACCTGACCGCCGAGCTGCCCGCGCGCGTGCGTGAGCTCACCGGCGGGGTCGGGGTGGACGTCGCGTACGACGGCGTAGGAAAGGACACGTTCGACGCTTCCCTGGCGAGCGTGCGCACCCGGGGCATGCTGGTGCTCTTCGGCGGCGCTAGCGGTCAGGTGCCGCCGTTCGACCTGCAGCGACTCAACCGCGCCGGATCGTTGTTCGTCACCCGGCCCACGCTGATGCACTACATCGCCGACCCGGAGGAGCTGCGCTACCGGGCCGGCAGTGTGTTCGCCGCCGCCCGTACCGGCGCCCTGGATGTCCGGATCGGTGCCCGCTACCCGCTGGCCGAGGCCGCCGAGGCGCACCGGGCTCTGGAGGGCCGGGAAACCACCGGCAAGGTGCTGCTGATCCCCTGA
- a CDS encoding PH domain-containing protein, with the protein MPEPGPPPSPTSTAPPEPHTGDGAPRPPRHQVAPKARTYWLLTRVLVLVFALVATLLPALLWEGGRSWLLWAAAALTVLLLPGLLLAPWLRYRTHRWEVTATAVYSRTGWLGRQWRIAPLSRVQTVEAKRNLLHRILALAAVSVTTGSAQGAVVIQGLDAQVADDLVAQLTDAVAETRGDAT; encoded by the coding sequence GTGCCCGAGCCCGGCCCGCCGCCGTCGCCCACAAGTACTGCACCACCCGAGCCGCACACCGGCGACGGCGCCCCGCGCCCACCACGCCACCAGGTCGCACCGAAAGCCCGGACCTACTGGCTGCTCACCCGCGTGCTAGTCCTGGTGTTCGCACTCGTCGCGACGCTGCTTCCGGCCCTGCTCTGGGAAGGGGGCCGGTCGTGGCTGCTGTGGGCGGCGGCCGCGCTGACCGTGCTGCTCCTTCCCGGCCTCCTCCTTGCACCCTGGCTGCGCTATCGCACCCACCGGTGGGAGGTGACCGCCACGGCGGTGTACTCCCGCACCGGATGGCTGGGCCGGCAATGGCGGATCGCACCCCTGTCCCGGGTGCAGACCGTGGAGGCGAAGCGCAACCTGCTGCACCGCATCCTCGCGTTGGCGGCAGTCTCGGTGACCACAGGCTCTGCACAGGGTGCTGTGGTGATCCAGGGTCTGGATGCGCAGGTAGCTGACGATCTGGTGGCTCAGCTCACCGACGCCGTCGCCGAGACCCGCGGAGACGCGACGTGA
- a CDS encoding LacI family DNA-binding transcriptional regulator: MSVTMRDVASLARVSSKTVSNVVNNHPHVHPETRARVQKAIDELGYRPNFSARGLRSGRTGVIGLAVPELRQNYFAELADDVIAAAESRGLGVIVDQHSGSRQHETDVLTNGLRQTDGLLFSPERLGTEDLELLDYVDYPLVLLGERIFGGPTDHVTMHNVSAARAAVRHLIDRGRRRIAVIGVHPDHREDQIRPSDLRVRGYREALALAGLGHDVQLERAVAPWHPQNGAEATRALIGSGVSFDAIFALNDTLAVGALRALGEAGYRVPDDVAVIGFDNIDNCRFTLPSLSSVEAGRKTIADTAVQMLVERIERGPGTRRSPRLYKADFHIVARESTGGPADADQ, encoded by the coding sequence GTGAGCGTCACCATGCGCGATGTGGCCTCCCTGGCGCGGGTCTCGAGCAAGACGGTGTCCAACGTGGTCAACAACCACCCGCACGTCCATCCGGAGACTCGCGCCCGGGTGCAGAAGGCGATCGACGAGCTCGGCTACCGGCCAAACTTCTCCGCTCGCGGACTTCGATCCGGCCGCACCGGGGTGATCGGGCTCGCCGTGCCTGAGCTCCGGCAGAACTACTTCGCCGAGCTGGCCGACGACGTGATCGCCGCCGCCGAGAGCCGGGGCCTGGGGGTGATCGTCGACCAGCACAGCGGCAGTCGCCAGCACGAGACCGATGTCCTGACGAACGGTCTCCGGCAGACCGACGGACTGCTGTTCAGCCCAGAACGACTGGGAACCGAGGATCTGGAGCTGCTGGACTACGTCGACTACCCGTTGGTGCTGCTCGGCGAGCGGATCTTCGGCGGCCCCACCGACCATGTCACGATGCACAACGTCAGTGCGGCTCGGGCAGCGGTCCGACACCTGATCGACCGCGGCCGACGGCGCATCGCCGTGATCGGTGTACACCCCGACCATCGCGAAGATCAGATCCGCCCGTCGGACCTGCGGGTCCGTGGCTACCGGGAAGCACTCGCCCTGGCCGGACTGGGGCACGATGTGCAGTTGGAGCGCGCCGTCGCCCCCTGGCACCCGCAGAACGGTGCGGAGGCCACCCGGGCACTGATCGGATCCGGGGTGAGCTTCGACGCCATCTTCGCTCTGAACGACACCTTGGCCGTCGGTGCCCTGCGTGCGCTCGGCGAGGCGGGCTACCGGGTCCCGGACGACGTCGCGGTGATCGGCTTCGACAACATCGACAACTGCCGGTTCACGCTGCCGTCCCTGTCCAGCGTCGAGGCGGGGCGCAAGACCATCGCGGACACCGCCGTCCAGATGCTCGTCGAACGTATCGAGCGAGGTCCCGGTACGCGTCGATCACCACGGCTGTACAAGGCGGACTTTCACATCGTGGCGCGAGAGTCCACCGGTGGGCCCGCCGACGCGGACCAGTAG
- a CDS encoding anti-sigma factor family protein gives MTGAEDKYTDWDAAYVLGALSAQERREFERHLAGCGRCRKAVTELAGMPAVLSELSSEQAVALAAQDGDGAAPGGADVVPIAALASAAGRRRRRRRIWQGAAALALVAAGGMAGSALSGLGGESEPAEVTAITLDPVGGSRVTADLTLTPSTWGTRMEWSCSYPSSGGSGGQAPPQTSVYELVLVGADGSRTVVATWTGDGDDHASGLLASSAVPMEDITRIELGVEDADLVLAAAEVTDA, from the coding sequence ATGACCGGTGCCGAGGACAAGTACACCGACTGGGACGCTGCTTACGTGCTGGGTGCGCTGAGCGCACAGGAGCGGCGCGAGTTCGAGCGGCACCTGGCTGGCTGCGGGCGGTGTCGGAAGGCGGTCACCGAGCTGGCGGGTATGCCCGCCGTTCTCTCCGAGCTGAGCTCGGAGCAGGCCGTGGCACTGGCCGCCCAGGATGGCGACGGCGCAGCGCCCGGTGGTGCGGACGTCGTCCCGATCGCCGCCCTCGCCTCGGCAGCCGGCCGCCGGCGGCGCCGGCGGCGTATCTGGCAGGGTGCTGCCGCCCTCGCGCTGGTGGCGGCCGGGGGGATGGCCGGCTCCGCGCTGAGCGGCCTCGGCGGGGAGTCCGAACCGGCCGAGGTCACGGCCATCACGTTGGATCCGGTCGGCGGCAGCAGGGTCACCGCGGATCTGACGCTCACGCCGTCCACGTGGGGTACCCGGATGGAGTGGTCCTGTTCCTATCCCAGCAGTGGCGGCTCTGGCGGCCAGGCGCCCCCGCAGACCAGCGTGTACGAACTGGTGCTGGTCGGTGCGGACGGGAGCCGGACCGTGGTGGCCACCTGGACCGGTGACGGCGACGATCACGCCAGTGGACTGCTGGCCTCGTCGGCGGTCCCGATGGAGGACATCACCCGGATCGAGCTCGGCGTCGAAGATGCAGACCTCGTGCTCGCCGCGGCGGAGGTGACCGACGCCTGA
- a CDS encoding sigma-70 family RNA polymerase sigma factor, which yields MSTRRPPAADPDALLTAVHSTYGAELHRYVAAMAGESRAADVVQETLLRAWRHPDVLMRGDGAVRAWLYTVARNLVVDESRSARRRREVSTDQVPEAGVADGTQEVLDAWLVADALVQLSAEHRRVVVGAYYRGRSVAELARELDLPPGTVKSRLHYGLRAMRLALQERGVSS from the coding sequence ATGAGCACCAGACGGCCACCTGCGGCGGACCCGGACGCGTTGCTGACTGCTGTGCACTCGACCTATGGGGCCGAGCTGCACCGGTACGTGGCGGCGATGGCGGGGGAGTCGCGGGCGGCCGACGTGGTGCAGGAGACGCTGCTGCGCGCCTGGCGCCATCCCGACGTCCTGATGCGCGGCGATGGTGCGGTCCGGGCCTGGTTGTACACGGTCGCCCGGAACCTCGTGGTGGACGAGTCGCGCAGTGCCCGGCGCCGCCGCGAAGTCAGCACCGACCAGGTGCCGGAGGCGGGGGTGGCGGACGGCACCCAGGAGGTGCTGGACGCCTGGCTGGTGGCGGATGCGCTGGTGCAGCTGTCTGCGGAGCACCGGAGAGTCGTGGTCGGCGCGTACTACCGGGGGAGATCGGTGGCAGAGCTCGCGCGGGAGCTGGACCTCCCGCCGGGAACGGTCAAGTCCCGGCTGCACTACGGGCTGCGGGCGATGCGGCTGGCGTTGCAGGAGAGAGGAGTGTCGTCATGA
- a CDS encoding YccF domain-containing protein produces MRTLLNIIWLVFAGFWLAVAYALAGLICCVLIITIPWGIASFRIAAYILWPFGREISRRRDAGLGSAVGNVIWFVFAGWWLAIGHVITAVPLFITIIGIPMGWANLKLIPVTLTPLGREIIETHRPFAS; encoded by the coding sequence GTGCGCACCTTGCTGAACATCATCTGGCTGGTCTTCGCCGGCTTCTGGCTCGCGGTGGCCTACGCGCTCGCGGGCCTGATCTGCTGCGTGCTGATCATCACCATCCCCTGGGGTATCGCCTCCTTCCGGATCGCTGCCTACATTCTCTGGCCATTCGGCCGGGAGATCAGCCGCCGCCGAGACGCTGGGCTCGGCTCCGCGGTGGGGAACGTGATCTGGTTCGTGTTCGCCGGCTGGTGGCTCGCAATCGGGCACGTGATCACCGCTGTGCCCCTGTTCATCACGATCATCGGCATCCCGATGGGCTGGGCGAATCTCAAGCTGATTCCGGTCACGCTCACCCCGCTCGGCCGGGAGATCATCGAGACCCACCGGCCCTTCGCCTCCTGA
- a CDS encoding carbohydrate ABC transporter permease has product MKKILYSQRWAPYFFIAPFVITLLGFWMVPLGRSVVMSTQEVLYGDATFIGLDNYVRLMGDRTFWKAMFNSARYMVLTLALLIPIPMFLAAVINSKIGSPRIKGFAKASLFVPALTSVVVAGIIFRLMFAETDSGLMNQIVGFFGFGPVRWLRQDIPGLIALLALALWRYTGVNIMYFIAGMQSIPTEYYEAASIDGAGRVQQFFRITVPNLKPTIVYVLTISVYGGLAMFLESFMLYAGNNSPNNQGLTVVGYLYRQGVQENDLGFASAVGVILLVVIMAINLTHLTLSGTFKKDRR; this is encoded by the coding sequence GTGAAGAAGATCCTGTACTCCCAACGATGGGCGCCGTACTTTTTCATCGCGCCGTTCGTGATCACCCTGCTCGGGTTCTGGATGGTGCCGCTCGGACGGTCGGTGGTCATGAGCACCCAGGAGGTCCTCTACGGGGACGCCACCTTCATCGGCTTGGACAACTACGTCCGCTTGATGGGGGACCGGACCTTCTGGAAGGCCATGTTCAACAGTGCGCGGTACATGGTGCTCACGCTGGCCCTGCTCATCCCGATTCCGATGTTCTTAGCGGCGGTCATCAACTCGAAGATCGGTAGCCCGCGGATCAAAGGTTTCGCCAAAGCCTCGCTGTTCGTACCGGCGCTGACCTCGGTGGTCGTTGCCGGCATCATTTTTCGGTTGATGTTCGCCGAGACCGACTCGGGCCTGATGAACCAGATCGTTGGCTTCTTCGGGTTCGGTCCCGTCCGGTGGCTCCGCCAGGACATCCCGGGCCTGATCGCGCTCCTGGCGCTGGCGCTGTGGCGCTACACCGGGGTGAACATCATGTACTTCATCGCTGGGATGCAGTCCATTCCCACGGAGTACTACGAAGCGGCGTCGATCGATGGCGCGGGCCGGGTCCAGCAGTTCTTCCGGATCACTGTCCCGAACCTCAAACCGACGATCGTGTACGTCCTCACGATCAGCGTCTACGGCGGGCTGGCGATGTTCCTGGAGAGCTTCATGCTCTATGCCGGGAACAACTCACCGAACAACCAGGGCCTCACGGTGGTCGGTTATCTCTACCGCCAAGGGGTCCAGGAGAACGATCTCGGGTTTGCCTCGGCCGTGGGCGTGATCCTCCTGGTAGTGATCATGGCGATCAACCTCACCCACCTCACGTTGAGCGGCACGTTCAAGAAGGATCGACGATGA
- a CDS encoding ABC transporter substrate-binding protein encodes MTRSRRAAALAAVGLTGALLAACSGGGDTGGPNEDGSVTIDMWVFAELHATYYDQMAEAWNEENPDRPIDLQVTVYPYDDMHNKLQLAVNSGEGLPDVVDIEVNKFSNFVQGDNPPLVDLTAAAEPYIDDVVQARLDLYSRNGSIYGFPTHVGAFVSFYNTALLEEAGIDYTTIETWQDFEDAGVEYHEATGADFGVASTGVNFLEPLIVTQLGGNMFADDGTVAVNGPETVEALELLQGMEEAGAISTIPGGSPDDEQAFGAINDGSHAAVVYPAWYTSRFVDYMPDLAGDVAIAPAPVIDGGEVATIGGGGTGTSVPAASPDSEFAAEWLAFAKLSPEANVAVWEVLGFDPVNMEVWQNEEVTHAEDNKFNEYFQTNLFDVLNEYQGEIGHFEGFTNPDWPSIDNQFTTVTLNEIFESGVPAQDALDQAQNDLQNELGQ; translated from the coding sequence ATGACTCGATCACGACGAGCGGCGGCTCTAGCCGCAGTAGGGCTCACCGGTGCGCTTCTGGCGGCGTGCAGCGGAGGTGGGGACACCGGCGGCCCGAACGAGGACGGCAGCGTCACCATCGACATGTGGGTGTTCGCAGAGCTGCACGCGACCTACTACGACCAGATGGCTGAGGCGTGGAACGAGGAGAACCCGGACCGACCGATCGACCTCCAGGTCACCGTCTACCCGTACGACGACATGCACAACAAGCTGCAGCTGGCGGTGAACTCCGGCGAGGGGCTTCCCGATGTCGTGGACATCGAGGTGAACAAGTTCTCGAACTTCGTCCAGGGTGACAACCCGCCGTTGGTCGACCTGACGGCGGCGGCCGAACCGTACATCGATGATGTGGTTCAGGCGCGGCTGGACCTGTACAGCCGGAACGGCTCGATCTACGGCTTCCCCACCCACGTGGGTGCCTTCGTGTCCTTCTACAACACGGCGCTGCTCGAGGAAGCCGGTATCGACTACACCACGATCGAGACCTGGCAGGACTTCGAGGACGCGGGAGTGGAATACCACGAGGCGACGGGTGCGGACTTCGGCGTGGCCAGTACGGGGGTGAACTTCCTCGAGCCGCTGATCGTCACCCAGCTCGGCGGAAACATGTTCGCCGACGATGGGACGGTCGCGGTGAACGGGCCCGAGACCGTCGAGGCGCTCGAGCTGCTGCAGGGAATGGAGGAGGCCGGCGCCATCTCGACGATCCCGGGCGGCAGCCCCGACGACGAGCAGGCTTTCGGCGCGATCAACGACGGCTCCCACGCGGCCGTGGTCTATCCCGCCTGGTACACCTCACGTTTCGTCGATTACATGCCGGACCTGGCCGGTGACGTGGCGATCGCCCCAGCACCGGTGATCGACGGCGGCGAGGTGGCGACGATCGGTGGTGGCGGCACCGGAACCTCGGTCCCGGCGGCATCCCCGGACAGTGAGTTCGCCGCCGAGTGGCTCGCGTTCGCGAAGCTGTCCCCGGAGGCGAACGTGGCGGTGTGGGAGGTCCTCGGCTTCGACCCGGTGAACATGGAGGTCTGGCAGAACGAGGAAGTCACGCACGCCGAGGACAACAAGTTCAACGAGTACTTCCAGACGAACCTCTTCGACGTGCTGAATGAGTACCAGGGCGAGATCGGGCACTTCGAGGGGTTCACGAACCCGGACTGGCCCTCGATCGACAATCAGTTCACCACGGTGACGCTGAACGAGATCTTCGAGAGCGGCGTCCCGGCCCAGGATGCCCTGGACCAGGCGCAGAACGACCTGCAGAACGAGCTCGGCCAGTAG